The following proteins are co-located in the Streptomyces sp. NBC_01198 genome:
- a CDS encoding MFS transporter: protein MTTTATRDPRRWWILVVLCLSSLVLVIDSMALTVAVPDMTAGIGASAQDTQWILDSYILVFAGLLLTSGSLGDRFGRRKVMLIGLLLFGAASLAAVFCTTPGQVIGVRVAMGVGGALIMPSTLSILITVFDERERNKAMAAWSSVSMLGLVGSPVLGGVLIDHFSWHAIFLVNVPVVALAIVAGITLMPESKAPWQKPDPLGALLSAAGMTALVWWIIEIPQQGAFGGRSTLTVAVAVLALAGFVVWENVTDAPMVPLVLFKHRNFSGGSLSLALVQIGNGGLLLVLTQYLQFVLGYSPVKAGLAFVPLAVAALGANIVGAQAAAKVGNRPLVLAGMVAMAGSFALLATVTTGTGFAVPAAALGLLGVGAGLAMPAAVGALMNTIPADKAGVGSALNDTVQQAGTALGIAILGSLLTSGYTRHMPAAAPDEARHSIAGALAAAHGDTGLIRTAREAFTTSMSTTFTVSAIGVLAASAVAAVLMRDTKPSADPATAEAPQLVA from the coding sequence ATGACCACGACAGCAACTCGCGACCCCCGCCGGTGGTGGATCCTCGTCGTCCTGTGCCTGAGCTCGCTGGTCCTGGTGATCGACAGCATGGCGCTGACCGTCGCGGTGCCCGACATGACCGCCGGCATCGGCGCGAGCGCCCAGGACACCCAGTGGATCCTCGACTCCTACATCCTGGTCTTCGCCGGCCTCCTGCTGACCTCGGGCAGCCTCGGCGACCGCTTCGGCCGCCGGAAGGTCATGCTGATCGGCCTGCTGCTGTTCGGCGCGGCCTCGCTGGCCGCCGTCTTCTGCACCACGCCGGGCCAAGTCATCGGCGTGCGGGTCGCGATGGGCGTCGGCGGAGCGCTGATCATGCCCTCGACGCTGTCGATCCTCATCACCGTCTTCGACGAGCGCGAGCGCAACAAGGCGATGGCGGCCTGGAGTTCGGTGTCGATGCTCGGACTGGTCGGCAGCCCGGTGCTCGGTGGTGTGCTGATCGACCACTTCTCCTGGCACGCCATCTTCCTGGTCAACGTGCCGGTCGTCGCGCTGGCGATCGTCGCCGGCATCACCCTCATGCCGGAGTCCAAGGCGCCCTGGCAGAAGCCCGATCCGCTCGGCGCGCTGCTCTCGGCAGCCGGAATGACCGCGCTGGTCTGGTGGATCATCGAGATCCCGCAGCAGGGCGCCTTCGGCGGCCGCTCCACCCTCACGGTCGCCGTCGCGGTCCTCGCCCTCGCCGGGTTCGTGGTCTGGGAGAACGTCACCGATGCGCCGATGGTGCCGCTGGTCCTGTTCAAGCACCGCAACTTCAGCGGCGGTTCGCTCTCCCTCGCCCTGGTCCAGATCGGCAACGGCGGGCTGCTGCTGGTCCTCACGCAGTACCTGCAGTTCGTGCTCGGCTACTCGCCGGTCAAGGCCGGCCTCGCCTTCGTGCCGCTCGCCGTCGCCGCGCTCGGCGCCAACATCGTCGGTGCGCAGGCCGCCGCGAAGGTCGGCAACCGCCCGCTGGTGCTGGCCGGCATGGTCGCGATGGCCGGCTCCTTCGCCCTGCTGGCCACCGTGACGACCGGTACCGGCTTCGCCGTCCCCGCCGCCGCGCTCGGCCTGCTCGGGGTGGGCGCGGGGCTGGCGATGCCGGCCGCGGTCGGTGCGCTGATGAACACCATCCCGGCCGACAAGGCAGGCGTCGGCTCCGCCCTCAACGACACCGTCCAGCAGGCCGGTACGGCCCTGGGCATCGCCATCCTCGGCTCGCTGCTGACCAGCGGCTACACCCGCCACATGCCGGCCGCCGCCCCTGACGAGGCCCGGCACTCCATCGCGGGCGCCCTGGCCGCCGCGCACGGCGACACCGGCCTGATCCGTACCGCACGGGAGGCGTTCACCACCTCGATGTCCACGACGTTCACCGTCAGCGCGATCGGCGTGCTGGCCGCCTCCGCGGTGGCCGCGGTGCTGATGCGGGACACGAAGCCGTCCGCCGACCCGGCCACGGCGGAGGCGCCGCAGCT
- a CDS encoding TetR/AcrR family transcriptional regulator, with translation MAARTQPAPSVWTRKQPESDQPALSRDAIVREAIAMLDTDGIEALSMRKLGARLNAGATSLYRHVATKDELMEVAVDEVFGEIAVPAAGDGSNWRSAATEAAGSFRATALRHPWLASVLGQAGLAYLGPNLMSFSERLAALFAAAGFPEPSRAIDALLSYVIGMSTTEAAWLTTVARSGSTEADFTASLMPAAQRAAADHDHLAVAYATDVPDPVALRDAKFTYGLDVVLDGLSFRLPTP, from the coding sequence ATGGCCGCAAGGACCCAGCCGGCACCGTCCGTGTGGACCCGCAAGCAGCCGGAATCCGACCAGCCCGCGCTCAGCCGGGACGCGATCGTCCGCGAGGCCATCGCGATGCTCGACACCGACGGCATCGAGGCGCTCAGCATGCGCAAGCTCGGCGCCCGGCTGAACGCGGGCGCGACCTCCCTCTACCGCCATGTCGCCACCAAGGACGAGCTCATGGAAGTCGCGGTCGACGAGGTCTTCGGCGAGATCGCCGTCCCGGCGGCCGGCGACGGCTCGAACTGGCGCTCCGCCGCGACCGAGGCGGCCGGCTCCTTCCGCGCGACGGCCCTGCGCCACCCCTGGCTCGCCTCGGTCCTCGGCCAGGCGGGCCTGGCCTACCTCGGCCCCAACCTGATGTCCTTCTCAGAACGCCTCGCCGCACTCTTCGCGGCGGCGGGCTTCCCCGAGCCGAGCCGCGCGATCGACGCGCTGCTCTCCTACGTCATCGGCATGAGCACGACCGAGGCCGCCTGGCTCACCACGGTCGCCCGATCCGGCAGCACCGAGGCCGACTTCACCGCGAGCCTGATGCCCGCCGCCCAGCGCGCCGCCGCCGACCACGACCACCTGGCCGTCGCCTACGCCACCGACGTCCCGGACCCGGTCGCCCTGCGCGACGCCAAATTCACCTACGGCCTCGACGTCGTCCTCGACGGCCTCTCGTTCCGCCTCCCCACCCCCTAG